The genomic window GGAGGAGGAAACTGGGAACAAAGGCTGCTCCCAGGGGCTGCTTTCCCCAGCTCTTCAGCATCCAGGCTGCTTAGCCTGGGGCAGTCCGGCATGGATAACAGAGCCTGTCGGCCTGGAGTGAGATTTCTCTGGGAGGATGGATGCTTGTGCCTAATGCCACTGCTCCTGTGTCCAGTTCCAGCTGGTGTGGGTTCCCTCAATGTGATGGTCCTTGTGTGTCcgtctctgctgccccctgcacATCCTCCTGAGGATCTGAGCCTGAACCTCCACATTTCCCACCAGGAGTCCCTCCACCTAACTGCTGTCTGTCCACGGGCACATTGAGAAGAGAATGCTGTGGCTCCAGGCCCAGCAAGGGTCACTCTCAGCCTGACTGGGCCTCTCCTTTCAGCAACCCTATTTCCTGGACAGGGGCTTTCTCTATCCCCttcccttctgcttctgtccaGCAGAGCTGTTGATGTGGGGAAGAGCTGGGCAGTGCAGGCCCATGTATGCAGCATACACACCCTGGGTTATGAACAAGAGAACAGAGCTCACTCCTTAAGCTCCCATGTGGACATGTCCTGTACTACTGGGCTTTCTAAAGCCTCTCTCTAATGCTTTCAAGTGCCTGCACTTCCTCAGCGCAGATGTGAGATGGAGCCTCAGAGAGTAGCTTTGCCCAAGGTTGCAGAGCCGGGAAGTAGGAAAAGGCAGCTACGGGTAGGTGATCAGGTCTCCCGCCTCTTCTCTTGCACCCCTACTCCGCAGGGGCCCCCCAGCCCTCCCTCGCCCATCtgtgtgtcatagctttttgcGGTCCTCGCAAAACCCCAGTGCTCTCAGCCAAGGCAGGCAGTGAGGGCTGGGCTGTCACTCCTTGGAGAACTGGGCTTCCTTGACAGGGCTCTGGAGAGAGCCTCTGAGCAGGGCCGGCGGTGGGGGTCTGTGGCCCAGGGCTCCACAGGGGCTCTCCGGGTACTAGCCATGGTCTCTTGGCCCCACTACGGGCCCTGTAGATGAGGCAACCTGAGGAGAAGGGGAATTGTGGGGTCTAATGTGAGGAATGCATTTTGGGTGCATAAGAAGCGGTCGCTCAGGCTAACCCCAGGGCTTTGGCATGTGCTCTCTACAGTATGAGCCTACAGAGCCCACCACTatcccaacaacaacaacaacaacaccgacgacgacgacgacgacaacaacaacaacgacaacaaccACAAGGAGGACAACAACAACACCGACGACGACAACGACGACAACAACAACGAGGAGGACAACAACAACACCGACGACGACGACAACAACGACAAGGAGGACAACAACGACCACAACGACAACGACAACAACGAGAAGGACAACGACAATGACGACCACAAcgacaacgacaacaacaacaacgaggaGGAGGACAACAACAACACCGCTGACGACGACGACAACGACGAcgatgacaacaacaacaacgacgaCAACAACGACGAGGAGGACAACAACGACCACAACGACAACGACAACAACGAGAAGGACAACGACAACAACGAGAAGGACAACGACGACGACGACAACGACGACAACGACCACAACAACCACAACGACAAGGAGGACGACGACAACAACAAGGAGGATGACAACGACAACAAGGAGGACGACAATGACAACAAGGACCACGACGACGACGACTACAACTACGACAACGACAACTACGACAACGACGACAACTACCACAACCACAACGACAACGACAACTACCACGACGACGACCACgacgaccaccaccaccaccaccacgaccaCGGTGCCTACCACTGTCACTACCACGACAaccaccacaaccacagaaagTGCAGCTGTCCCAGAGCTGCCAGTGTCCATCGCTGTCACCCCGAGCCCGGTTCCTCTCTTGTACCCTACACTTGTCCCGTCCCTGGTCGTGATCCCATTGCTGCTTATCTGCATCTGCTGCTACAAGAGGGTGAGTGACCCCTGCCTGCACAGCCTCTGCACAGCCCTCACCAACCCCCTGAGGGGCTGGGCATGTGCTGGCCCCAGAACCCTGCCTGTGAGAAGGCTTCTATCAGCTCCAGGGCCCTCACACCAGCAAACAAGGTGCAGACTCTATCCTCCCATTCTGGGCATAGACAGCCTGGGCTTCTAGGGGGCCACCTGCCTCATGCTTTAACTTCACAGGGAAGGAGCCTATGAATTGTCCAGACCCCTGAGACCAAGGCTGCCCCACAGTAGTCAGACTCCTGAAGAACTCAGGTAGACCAAAGCCCCTGGAGTCTCTGCTgtttgggggaaggagaggggtctGCCTGGGCACTGATGGCCCAAAGGGAGAAGGATGCTGGCCTGGAGAGGGCTAACCTCAGAGGCGGCTGTGCCTTTGGACGCAGCATGGATCCCTGCCCATCTCTGGTACCCTCTGTCACTCCTTCATCAGCCATAATAAGTCACCAGGATGTGCAGCCGCCACCTTTGCCCACAGGAGCTCACTGTCCAGTGTCTGGTCTGGTATTGGCACCTGGGGGACATTGAGGGTAAATATCACCTTCAGAGGGTGTGTCAGGAACCCTGATAATGAAGAGTAGAGACTGGCcctagggagggaggggagacaaAGGGGATGGCCAGCTGGACTTGCAAAGACACAGGCCAGAGCggtgaaggaaaggaaacagCAGAACTGAGAAGGATAAGCAAAGCAGCATAGAAGCTAGCAGATCAGATCTCTGCAAGAGAGAAGTGAGGAGAGAAAGCACGGGGAGATGGAGGTGGACCATCATCCCTGagggctgggaggcagggagggccgCAGGCGGATGGGAGAAAaggggagctgggaggggtgTGGGGAGTGTTCTCTTGTCTTCATATTATGTCAGGGCTGCTGATGAAAACTTCCATGTGCAGCCTCTGCCAGGGACCACGGGCCTTGACCTGCCTTTCTCCACCTTGACCCTACAAGGATGTATTGATTCCCCTTTGAAATCTGAGAAGTCTAAGGCTTAGGAAGATAGTCACAGGTCATGAGCACCTAAGAGATACCCTAAAGCCTGTTTTTTGACCAGTTACTGTTGCAGAGCAGAGTTCCAATGTCTGCATGGCTGAGTCAGACTTGTCCATGCCCTTTCCACATTAATTATGTCTCTTTAACATCCTAGGTCATCAAGGAGACACCATCAGCCCAGAATCCAAAAAAAGTGAGTGATGTGTTTGGCTGATGTTGAGAGCACGCCTGATGCACACACTGCCCTGCACAGTGAGGCCCCCTAATGTGTACGGGGCTGTGCCCCTTGACCCTTCCAGCTCCCACCTATCTGAGCAGAAAGAACTGGcagaaagaagagggtgacaggggGCAGAGAGGGATGTAGATGAGAAATGGACTCACAACATGTCACCTGCAGAACACCATTCCCCAGTTCCCAACACCACCTGATATAGGGCCTTTATCAATGAATTAGCAATGTGGGGTGGCCTGTTTAGAAACACCTATGATCCCTCCCGGAGTCAATGAGCTTTTTGTCAGTTCCCAAAGGACTGTTTGTAGGATGGTCCTTCCGGGACGCAGGTGAGTGTTTGGAAAAGGGTCCTCAAGTTTCCGGGCCTTGGTCTCTCCCCGCGCGCGATGCATGTTGTGCTGTCTCCGTGACCTTCTCCGTCTTATTTCAGGGTGGAGGTCTTGGCAGGGTTGGCCGTTAGGGCCTGGGGActaaggaaggaggagggagtcTTACCTGGCATTGAGCTGTGAGGGGGGCACAGCCCAGATGAATGCAGAGACAAAGGGCCAGGAGAAAATGCTGTGACTGACCCAGGGTGGGGACCCAAACCAGAGCCCATAAGAAGTAGAGTAGGGACTCATGTCCCAAgaaagggagacctgggtctgatgtCTAGTGGCCAACAGGGTCTCTGCAGGGCTGGCATAGCACTGGCCACAGTGGGGCCTGGGGGCTGCGTCTGCCCGAGGCGGGTGAGTGCAGCCctgtcccctgctgctgctgcacgcCTGACAGCTGCCGTCACATGGCGCAGC from Capricornis sumatraensis isolate serow.1 chromosome 10, serow.2, whole genome shotgun sequence includes these protein-coding regions:
- the LOC138087284 gene encoding probable serine/threonine-protein kinase DDB_G0290621 encodes the protein MTAFSYTGSPGQGNTWNEICDLTERLLKRFTNPKLRVSIITYSSVSNVLLPLTSDRNELKKALQRLRGIRPSGTRRLHDGLKMAGDEIAKVLSANKKAASMVYALNAGPLDKWTVWAAMRESNRLKKFKTKLYAIAMKNSQRNQLVEIVGGKTQAYEVPKPDDMEGFIISLVGNSCKQVMGGDTYYACVGEPYHLGFYAPELSPDKMSEYTCRYTLDKSKVYTKPPDSVTGEKLVCLGHVFLEAGHWLSRSYRNCLLCEPSIIEAYRAHHYPNNNNNNTDDDDDDNNNNDNNHKEDNNNTDDDNDDNNNEEDNNNTDDDDNNDKEDNNDHNDNDNNEKDNDNDDHNDNDNNNNEEEDNNNTADDDDNDDDDNNNNDDNNDEEDNNDHNDNDNNEKDNDNNEKDNDDDDNDDNDHNNHNDKEDDDNNKEDDNDNKEDDNDNKDHDDDDYNYDNDNYDNDDNYHNHNDNDNYHDDDHDDHHHHHHDHGAYHCHYHDNHHNHRKCSCPRAASVHRCHPEPGSSLVPYTCPVPGRDPIAAYLHLLLQEGHQGDTISPESKKTMPCTDRSDCLPL